The following proteins are encoded in a genomic region of Microscilla marina ATCC 23134:
- the aroC gene encoding chorismate synthase codes for MNTYGKAFRITTFGESHGDAIGVIIDGCPSNLALDMEFIQRELNRRRPGQSKIVTQRKEPDQVQVISGIFEGKTTGTPLTLVIWNQDAKSKDYSHIANQFRPSHADYTYQQKYGIRDYRGGGRSSARETAARVAAGAIAKQILWQQGIKITAYTSQVGSIKLTTPYQHLDFSQIEQNDVRCPDPTLATQMIECIKEVRKQGDTIGGVVNAVIENTPSGLGEPVFDKLHAELGKAMLSINAVKGFEYGSGFDGVEMLGSAHNDLIYKDESGEARTRSNYSGGIQGGISNGEDIYFRVAFKPVATLMQDQESLNTQGDSVTVTGKGRHDPCVVPRAVVIVEAMAALVLLDFYLRNQQTVEIKP; via the coding sequence ATGAATACTTACGGAAAAGCTTTTAGAATTACCACCTTTGGCGAATCGCACGGCGATGCTATTGGTGTAATCATTGATGGTTGCCCTTCAAACCTTGCACTGGATATGGAGTTTATTCAACGTGAACTAAACCGCCGTCGTCCAGGGCAGTCTAAAATAGTGACGCAACGCAAAGAACCTGATCAAGTGCAGGTCATTTCAGGAATATTTGAAGGAAAAACCACTGGAACCCCTCTTACTTTGGTTATTTGGAACCAAGACGCCAAAAGCAAGGATTACTCGCACATAGCCAATCAGTTTCGCCCTTCTCACGCTGACTATACTTATCAGCAAAAATATGGTATTCGTGATTATCGCGGAGGCGGCAGAAGCTCTGCCCGTGAAACAGCCGCGCGTGTGGCAGCAGGTGCCATTGCCAAGCAAATTTTGTGGCAACAAGGAATCAAAATCACCGCTTATACCTCGCAAGTGGGCAGTATCAAACTTACCACTCCTTATCAACACCTTGATTTTTCTCAAATAGAGCAAAACGATGTGCGCTGCCCTGACCCAACGCTTGCTACCCAAATGATAGAATGCATAAAAGAGGTGCGCAAACAAGGAGACACTATAGGTGGAGTAGTAAATGCAGTAATAGAAAACACACCTTCAGGGTTAGGCGAGCCTGTATTTGACAAACTACACGCTGAATTGGGCAAAGCAATGCTCAGCATAAATGCAGTGAAGGGTTTTGAGTATGGTAGTGGGTTTGATGGGGTAGAAATGCTCGGATCGGCTCATAATGACCTGATATATAAAGATGAATCTGGCGAAGCCCGCACCCGATCTAACTACTCTGGGGGTATTCAGGGAGGCATTTCCAACGGTGAAGATATTTATTTTAGGGTGGCTTTTAAACCTGTAGCTACACTTATGCAAGACCAGGAAAGCCTAAATACTCAGGGTGATAGTGTCACTGTCACTGGTAAAGGTAGACACGACCCTTGTGTGGTGCCTCGTGCAGTGGTGATTGTAGAGGCGATGGCAGCTTTGGTATTGCTTGATTTTTACCTGAGAAACCAACAAACTGTTGAAATAAAACCCTAA
- the rfaD gene encoding ADP-glyceromanno-heptose 6-epimerase has protein sequence MIVVTGAAGFIGSCLISKLNSENYQAVIAVDKFDNEAKNKNLEGKTIKERVERNKFFDWFDKHHEEVEFIFHIGARTDTTEFNVDIFNELNLNYTKKLWQYCCKYHIPLVYASSAATYGGGEHGYDDSEEVIPKLKPLNPYGDSKNDFDLWALQQDKKPWFWAGLKFFNVYGPNEYHKKRMASVILHAFNQIKATDKMKLFRSHRADFKDGEQSRDFVYVKDVVEVMMFLMKHRKDSGIYNLGTGQARTFLDLVRNTFKGMGKEEDISFIDTPEDIRDKYQYFTEANMQKLINIGYDKPFHSLEEGVQDYVKNYLMEQKYF, from the coding sequence ATGATTGTAGTTACAGGTGCCGCTGGTTTTATAGGAAGTTGTTTAATTAGTAAACTAAACTCCGAAAACTATCAGGCGGTAATCGCAGTAGACAAGTTTGACAACGAAGCTAAGAATAAAAACCTGGAAGGAAAGACCATCAAAGAGCGCGTTGAACGCAACAAGTTCTTTGACTGGTTTGACAAACACCACGAAGAAGTAGAATTCATTTTTCACATTGGTGCGCGCACAGATACGACCGAGTTTAATGTTGATATCTTCAACGAACTAAATCTTAACTATACCAAAAAACTTTGGCAATACTGCTGTAAATATCACATCCCGCTAGTTTATGCATCTTCTGCTGCTACTTATGGTGGTGGCGAACACGGCTACGACGATAGCGAAGAGGTTATACCTAAGCTAAAACCTTTGAATCCTTACGGAGATTCAAAAAATGACTTTGACCTTTGGGCACTGCAACAAGACAAAAAACCTTGGTTCTGGGCAGGTCTTAAGTTTTTTAATGTGTACGGTCCCAACGAGTACCACAAAAAGCGTATGGCATCGGTAATTTTGCATGCTTTTAATCAAATAAAAGCTACTGATAAAATGAAGCTTTTTCGCTCGCACCGTGCCGATTTTAAAGACGGAGAGCAAAGCCGTGACTTTGTGTATGTAAAAGACGTGGTGGAGGTAATGATGTTTTTGATGAAACACCGCAAAGACTCTGGTATTTACAACCTGGGTACTGGTCAGGCACGTACTTTTCTTGACTTGGTTCGCAATACTTTTAAAGGAATGGGCAAAGAAGAAGACATTTCGTTTATTGATACACCCGAAGATATTAGAGACAAATATCAGTACTTTACTGAGGCTAATATGCAAAAGTTGATCAATATTGGGTATGACAAACCTTTCCATTCTCTTGAAGAAGGTGTGCAAGATTACGTAAAAAATTACCTGATGGAGCAAAAATACTTTTAA